One genomic window of Methanosarcina acetivorans C2A includes the following:
- the glnA gene encoding type I glutamate--ammonia ligase encodes MVQMKKCTTKEDVLEAVKERDVKFIRTQFTDTLGIIKSWAIPAEQLEEAFENGVMFDGSSIQGFTRIEESDMKLVLDPSTFRILPWRPATGAVARILGDVYLPDGKPFQGDPRYVLKTAISEAEKMGFSMNVGPELEFFLFKLDANGNPTTELTDQGGYFDFAPLDRAQDVRRDIDYALEHMGFQIEASHHEVAPSQHEIDFRFSDVLNTADNVVTFKYVVKSIAYHKGYYATFMPKPLFGENGSGMHSNQSLFKNGKNAFYDPDTPMQLSQDAMYYIGGLMSHIKEFTAITNPVINSYKRLVPGYEAPIYITWSSKNRSSLIRIPATRGEGTRVELRCPDPSCNPYLAFALMLRAGLDGIKSKIDPGEATNVNIFHLTEKERAERSIHSLPGDLKEAIDEMKGSQFVKEVLGEHVFSHYLCAKEMEWDEYKAIVHPWELEKYLPML; translated from the coding sequence ATGGTGCAGATGAAAAAGTGTACAACTAAAGAAGATGTATTAGAGGCTGTAAAAGAACGAGACGTAAAGTTTATCCGGACTCAGTTCACGGATACACTCGGCATCATCAAAAGCTGGGCAATTCCTGCAGAACAACTGGAAGAAGCTTTTGAAAACGGTGTAATGTTTGATGGTTCTTCGATTCAGGGTTTTACAAGGATCGAAGAGTCCGATATGAAACTCGTGCTTGACCCTTCAACGTTCAGGATCCTACCCTGGAGACCTGCAACAGGCGCAGTCGCCAGAATTCTCGGAGACGTATACCTTCCCGATGGGAAACCCTTCCAGGGAGACCCAAGGTATGTCCTGAAGACCGCAATCAGCGAAGCTGAGAAGATGGGTTTCTCAATGAACGTAGGACCAGAACTTGAATTTTTCCTTTTCAAACTTGATGCAAATGGAAACCCGACAACGGAACTTACCGACCAGGGCGGATACTTCGACTTCGCTCCCCTTGACCGTGCACAGGATGTACGCAGAGACATTGACTATGCCCTGGAGCATATGGGATTCCAGATCGAAGCTTCTCATCATGAAGTCGCACCTTCGCAGCATGAAATCGACTTCAGATTCAGCGATGTACTTAACACGGCCGATAACGTCGTGACCTTCAAATACGTGGTAAAGTCAATCGCCTACCACAAGGGATACTATGCAACCTTTATGCCAAAGCCCCTCTTCGGAGAAAATGGTTCAGGTATGCACAGCAACCAGTCCCTCTTCAAAAATGGGAAAAATGCCTTCTACGACCCGGACACTCCTATGCAGCTTTCCCAGGATGCAATGTATTACATCGGAGGGCTGATGTCCCACATCAAAGAGTTTACAGCTATTACAAACCCGGTGATAAACTCCTACAAGAGGCTTGTCCCAGGATATGAAGCTCCTATCTACATTACCTGGTCCTCAAAGAACAGAAGTTCCCTTATCCGTATCCCTGCAACCCGCGGAGAAGGAACCAGAGTGGAACTCAGATGTCCGGACCCCTCATGTAACCCCTATCTGGCTTTTGCTCTTATGCTGAGAGCCGGGCTTGACGGAATTAAGAGCAAGATCGACCCAGGAGAGGCGACAAACGTTAACATTTTCCACCTAACGGAAAAAGAACGTGCAGAAAGAAGCATTCACTCCCTCCCAGGAGACCTCAAAGAAGCAATCGATGAGATGAAAGGCAGCCAGTTCGTAAAGGAAGTACTCGGAGAACACGTCTTTAGCCATTACCTCTGTGCAAAAGAAATGGAATGGGACGAATATAAGGCAATCGTTCATCCCTGGGAACTTGAAAAATACCTCCCTATGCTGTAA
- a CDS encoding class II glutamine amidotransferase, translating into MCGIIGFIDRTKSRMDGSSIKAALSLMNERGSGDGAGYAAYGIYPEYADYYALHVFFDNLGEPKTKVDEILDLWGEIVHQEEIPTTPQPGLKKVHIPWRYFFKPSKDLMEGRMDSEKDVVTYIVMEVNANVKGATIFSSGKNMGVFKASGWPEDVGNFYRIEDYKGYIWLAHNRYPTNSPGWWGGAHPFNLLSWSVVHNGEITSYGTNQRYVEGYGYKCTLFTDTEVVAYLFDLLGRQHELSHKMVVRALAPPFWDDIDRMPAKEAELNKAIRLTYGSALMNGPFAIVVGTDNGIVGFTDRIKLRPLVVGENENKLYISSEEAAIRVIDPEVKNVYTPRAGEPIIGRFIE; encoded by the coding sequence ATGTGTGGAATAATAGGCTTTATAGATCGAACAAAGTCCAGAATGGACGGGTCGAGCATAAAAGCCGCCCTAAGTCTCATGAATGAAAGAGGCAGTGGAGACGGGGCAGGCTATGCTGCATACGGAATTTATCCTGAATATGCAGATTATTATGCTCTTCATGTTTTCTTTGACAACCTGGGAGAACCAAAAACGAAGGTTGACGAGATCCTCGATCTCTGGGGAGAAATCGTTCACCAGGAAGAGATCCCTACAACCCCCCAGCCAGGTTTGAAAAAGGTCCATATACCCTGGAGATACTTCTTCAAGCCCTCAAAAGACCTGATGGAAGGAAGAATGGATTCCGAAAAAGACGTTGTCACGTACATCGTCATGGAAGTAAACGCCAATGTAAAAGGTGCCACAATTTTCTCCTCGGGGAAAAATATGGGAGTTTTCAAGGCTTCCGGCTGGCCGGAAGATGTAGGAAACTTTTACAGAATCGAAGACTACAAAGGGTACATCTGGCTTGCCCATAACCGTTACCCAACAAACTCTCCGGGCTGGTGGGGAGGAGCTCATCCTTTCAACCTGCTTAGCTGGTCAGTGGTACACAACGGCGAAATTACCTCATACGGTACAAACCAGCGCTATGTGGAAGGATATGGGTACAAATGCACCCTCTTTACCGACACTGAGGTTGTAGCCTATCTCTTCGACCTGCTCGGGAGGCAGCACGAGCTTTCTCATAAGATGGTTGTCCGGGCTCTTGCCCCGCCGTTCTGGGACGATATCGACCGCATGCCGGCAAAAGAAGCCGAATTAAACAAGGCAATCCGTCTGACCTACGGGTCCGCCCTTATGAACGGGCCTTTTGCTATTGTAGTAGGGACAGATAACGGGATTGTAGGCTTTACTGACAGAATTAAACTGCGCCCCCTTGTAGTTGGGGAAAATGAAAACAAGCTTTATATTTCCAGTGAAGAAGCAGCAATAAGGGTCATTGACCCCGAAGTAAAGAACGTCTACACTCCCAGAGCAGGAGAACCAATCATCGGGAGGTTTATAGAATGA
- a CDS encoding glutamate synthase-related protein — protein MTLGSVPPKYKVSIDRDQCMDCGRCIENCSYGVYRREGDRILIESRKCTACLRCVAMCPRDAITLTEKPVDYRSHPIWTREAREDIINQARSGKIILSGMGNVRDLPIIYDRLLLDACQVTNPSIDPLREPMELRTYIGKKPAKLKFRRTESGDVELETKLAPNLKLDTPIMIGHMSFGAISLNSQLSMAKAVAETGTYMGTGEGGLHKELYPYQDHMIVQVASGRFGVNIDYLERGAAIEIKIGQGAKPGIGGHLPGEKVNEEVSRTRMIPLGSDAISPAPHHDIYSIEDLVQLVRSLKEATEWKKPVFVKIAAVHNVAPIAAGIARSSADAVVIDGFRGGTGAAPKVFRDHVGIPIEAAIASVDQKLRDQGVRNEISIIASGGIRNSADLAKSIALGADAVYIGTAALVALGCRVCGNCYRNLCPWGIATQRPDLVSRLDPEAGAAQVSNLIHGWTLELSELMGAAGINSIESLRGNRDRLRGYMLDEGMLKILDVLPAGA, from the coding sequence ATGACGCTCGGAAGTGTACCCCCAAAGTATAAAGTCAGCATTGACCGCGACCAGTGCATGGACTGCGGACGCTGCATTGAAAATTGTTCCTACGGAGTATACAGAAGAGAAGGCGACAGGATCCTGATCGAGTCCAGGAAATGTACAGCCTGCCTTCGCTGTGTTGCAATGTGCCCGAGGGACGCAATCACCCTTACGGAAAAACCCGTAGACTACCGTTCCCACCCCATCTGGACCCGGGAAGCCAGGGAAGATATCATTAACCAGGCCCGCAGCGGAAAGATCATCCTTTCAGGGATGGGAAATGTCAGGGACCTTCCAATTATTTATGACCGTCTTCTCCTTGATGCCTGCCAGGTCACAAACCCGAGCATCGACCCCCTGAGAGAACCCATGGAACTCAGGACTTATATCGGGAAGAAGCCGGCCAAACTCAAATTCAGAAGAACCGAAAGTGGAGACGTCGAGCTTGAAACAAAGCTGGCCCCCAACCTGAAACTTGACACCCCTATCATGATCGGGCACATGAGTTTCGGAGCCATCAGCCTTAACTCCCAGCTCAGCATGGCAAAAGCCGTAGCCGAAACAGGGACGTACATGGGGACCGGAGAAGGAGGGCTGCATAAAGAGCTCTATCCCTACCAGGACCACATGATCGTACAGGTCGCTTCAGGCCGTTTCGGGGTTAACATTGACTACCTGGAAAGAGGTGCTGCCATTGAGATCAAGATCGGACAGGGAGCAAAGCCGGGCATAGGAGGACACCTCCCCGGAGAAAAGGTAAACGAAGAGGTCTCCAGAACCCGTATGATCCCTCTGGGCAGTGACGCCATCAGTCCTGCTCCTCACCATGACATTTACAGCATCGAAGACCTTGTCCAGCTTGTCAGAAGCCTGAAAGAGGCAACCGAATGGAAGAAACCGGTCTTTGTGAAGATTGCAGCCGTGCACAATGTGGCACCCATCGCCGCAGGCATTGCCCGTTCCTCTGCAGACGCAGTGGTCATTGACGGGTTCCGCGGAGGGACCGGGGCAGCCCCGAAGGTCTTCAGAGACCATGTGGGAATTCCTATCGAAGCTGCAATTGCCAGCGTCGACCAGAAACTCAGGGACCAGGGTGTCAGAAATGAGATTTCCATCATCGCAAGCGGAGGGATAAGGAATAGTGCCGACCTTGCCAAGTCCATTGCACTCGGAGCAGATGCAGTCTACATTGGAACTGCTGCCCTTGTCGCTCTGGGATGCAGAGTCTGTGGAAACTGTTACAGAAACCTCTGCCCCTGGGGCATTGCTACCCAGCGCCCGGATCTTGTGAGCAGGCTTGACCCCGAAGCCGGAGCAGCACAGGTTTCAAACCTGATACACGGCTGGACCCTGGAACTCAGCGAACTTATGGGCGCAGCAGGCATCAACAGTATAGAAAGCCTGCGCGGAAACAGGGACCGCCTGCGCGGATACATGCTAGATGAAGGAATGCTTAAAATCCTGGACGTACTGCCAGCGGGGGCCTGA
- a CDS encoding Coenzyme F420 hydrogenase/dehydrogenase, beta subunit C-terminal domain: MAEKKPISKSYLDLKSKVWDTGLCSGCGACVAVCPADALYFETGGDSTHPKSNNYCKAAVDDVPCGACYEVCPRLDEQSSSLLGDYLEITTGKAEFDVPRKQSGGAVTAILANALDTGLVDAVVTVTEDPWTLKPRSMVITSSEVLVGQAGSRYNWWVPLVSSLKEAVVKRKYRNVAVVGVPCVVQAVRKMLESDHQLISPYKKSIRFVIGLFCTESFDYEKLIAGKLKSEYALEPMKVCRIDVKGKLEITLNDGTQYVIPLAELEDTVRPGCAVCTDFTALTADISAGAVGSPNGYTTLVVRTLVGQHLLENAVANGKLSIGGGELNLGIIEKLATKKLARKQE, encoded by the coding sequence ATGGCAGAAAAGAAACCAATCAGTAAGAGTTACCTTGACCTGAAATCAAAAGTCTGGGACACCGGCCTCTGCTCAGGCTGCGGGGCCTGCGTTGCAGTCTGCCCTGCTGACGCCCTGTATTTCGAAACAGGCGGCGATTCCACACATCCTAAGAGCAATAACTACTGCAAAGCAGCTGTTGACGACGTGCCCTGCGGAGCATGCTACGAGGTCTGCCCGAGACTGGACGAACAGTCTTCAAGCCTGCTGGGAGACTACCTGGAAATCACTACCGGAAAAGCAGAATTCGACGTCCCTAGAAAGCAGAGTGGAGGAGCAGTAACTGCAATCCTTGCAAACGCCCTCGACACCGGCCTTGTGGATGCCGTGGTCACCGTCACCGAAGACCCCTGGACCCTCAAGCCGCGCTCCATGGTAATCACCTCAAGTGAAGTCCTCGTAGGACAGGCCGGAAGCCGCTACAACTGGTGGGTCCCCCTTGTCTCTTCCCTCAAAGAAGCCGTCGTAAAGCGAAAGTACAGGAACGTAGCAGTGGTAGGAGTCCCCTGTGTGGTCCAGGCAGTCCGCAAGATGCTTGAATCCGACCACCAGCTGATTAGCCCCTACAAGAAATCCATCCGCTTCGTAATAGGGCTTTTCTGTACCGAAAGCTTCGACTACGAAAAACTCATTGCCGGCAAGCTGAAAAGCGAGTACGCCCTCGAGCCCATGAAAGTCTGCCGCATTGACGTCAAAGGCAAGCTCGAAATCACCCTTAACGACGGGACCCAATACGTGATCCCTCTTGCCGAACTCGAAGACACCGTCCGCCCCGGCTGTGCAGTCTGCACGGACTTTACCGCCCTCACAGCCGACATCTCCGCCGGCGCAGTGGGGAGTCCTAATGGATACACCACCCTTGTGGTCCGTACCCTGGTAGGACAGCACCTCCTGGAAAACGCAGTTGCCAACGGAAAGCTGAGCATAGGAGGCGGCGAGCTTAACCTGGGAATCATCGAGAAACTCGCCACAAAGAAGCTGGCAAGAAAACAAGAATAA
- a CDS encoding right-handed parallel beta-helix repeat-containing protein, which yields MKIKFCYLITFIFLLIFAGTGAADTISVDDSEGADYTSIQEAIDNATSGDTILVYPGTYEENVNVNKELAIKSYSGNSDETIIRAASSKGDVFHVTANSVTINGLQITGAKTDEYGEDKTGIYLENVSKALISGNNISSNSFGVYLLDSSNNTLANNSVSMSRIGVLLWNSSNNRLNNNILNLNNHYGILLYEFSSNNELSNNTANWTYAGFGIELFFSYNNTLVNNTASNNRIGISLIETGYDYLINNSASSNDWSGINLQSSNNNSLLNNVANSNNISGIFLIDSSGNILDSNYASNNTGYGININNSSRNNILKNNIANLNGKEDLIFNDSENNTITGPREEVPFPGSELAGVSVLLTYLIFGRKVRGK from the coding sequence ATGAAAATAAAATTCTGTTATCTGATAACCTTCATCTTTTTGTTAATCTTTGCCGGTACAGGGGCTGCAGACACAATTTCGGTAGATGACAGCGAAGGAGCAGATTATACCTCTATACAGGAAGCTATCGATAACGCGACTTCAGGAGATACGATTCTCGTCTATCCCGGCACGTATGAGGAAAACGTGAATGTGAATAAAGAACTGGCAATCAAGTCTTATTCCGGAAATTCCGATGAAACGATTATCCGGGCTGCCAGCTCGAAAGGCGACGTTTTCCATGTGACTGCAAACAGTGTAACCATCAATGGACTCCAGATAACAGGTGCCAAAACAGACGAATACGGGGAAGATAAAACCGGGATCTATTTAGAAAATGTCAGTAAGGCTCTTATAAGCGGCAATAATATTTCATCAAACAGTTTTGGTGTTTATCTTCTTGATTCTTCTAATAATACTCTTGCCAATAATAGTGTGTCCATGAGCCGGATAGGAGTTTTGCTATGGAACTCCAGCAACAACAGGTTGAATAATAATATTTTAAACCTGAATAATCATTATGGCATACTTCTTTATGAATTCAGCAGTAACAATGAACTGAGTAATAATACTGCAAATTGGACTTATGCAGGATTTGGAATTGAGCTGTTTTTTTCTTACAATAACACGCTTGTTAATAATACCGCGTCAAATAACCGTATTGGTATTTCTTTGATAGAAACCGGTTATGACTATCTTATAAATAACTCCGCCAGCTCAAACGATTGGAGCGGTATAAATCTCCAAAGCAGTAACAATAACAGTCTGTTAAACAATGTCGCAAATTCCAATAATATCAGTGGGATATTTTTGATAGATTCTTCTGGCAATATACTGGACAGCAATTATGCTTCGAATAACACGGGGTATGGGATAAACATCAATAATTCCAGCAGGAACAACATTCTAAAGAATAACATTGCAAATTTAAACGGCAAAGAAGATCTTATTTTTAATGATTCTGAAAACAACACAATAACCGGGCCGAGAGAGGAAGTTCCTTTTCCGGGTTCTGAGCTGGCAGGTGTTTCAGTCCTGCTCACATATCTGATTTTTGGCAGAAAAGTGCGTGGGAAATAA
- a CDS encoding UPF0228 family protein produces MNKISKVVVVFIALLTFLALMMQSQEVKTPGLLIQFENETSEAEVKAILENYDIPVNYTIDYNSNIGRGMYYIEVDEDKIYELRKDENWTSVVEIKKGNYNIIMLSEEFVPDENVLAMLEKNNLQLKKAVVCYIQFGDGSAPWVVGENCILERDAIRIKNELETNEKVLIVGLDDIVG; encoded by the coding sequence GTGAATAAAATTAGCAAAGTAGTAGTTGTTTTTATTGCTCTTCTAACCTTCTTAGCACTGATGATGCAATCTCAAGAAGTTAAAACACCTGGTTTACTTATTCAATTTGAAAATGAAACTAGTGAGGCGGAAGTTAAAGCCATTCTTGAAAATTACGACATACCCGTGAATTATACCATAGACTATAATTCTAATATTGGGCGAGGAATGTACTACATAGAAGTTGATGAAGATAAAATATATGAATTAAGGAAAGATGAAAACTGGACTTCTGTAGTTGAAATCAAAAAAGGAAATTATAACATAATTATGTTATCTGAAGAATTTGTTCCAGATGAAAATGTTCTCGCAATGCTGGAAAAAAATAACCTTCAGTTGAAAAAGGCTGTTGTGTGTTATATCCAGTTTGGAGATGGATCAGCGCCCTGGGTTGTTGGAGAGAATTGTATTCTGGAGAGGGATGCAATCAGGATAAAAAACGAACTCGAAACAAATGAGAAAGTTTTGATTGTAGGTCTGGATGATATTGTAGGGTAA
- a CDS encoding IS1-like element ISMac16 family transposase (programmed frameshift) — protein sequence MNCPRCKSSNHTKNGIVCGRQRYKCHDCGYNYSVELKSTASSPLVKRQALQLYLEGLGFRSIGRFLGVSHVSVQKWIKKFGQEIEELKSENEISIVELDEMHTYIGNKKYCWIWIAVDRVGKKFINCSFGSRGTKTGQLLWEKLKKKEIGEVMTDHWRAYAEFIPETIHTQSKAETYTVEGYNGILRHFLARLRRKTKCYTKSLEMLKYSVLLLMKHRNKELSIFN from the exons ATGAACTGCCCAAGATGCAAAAGTTCCAATCACACAAAAAACGGTATAGTTTGTGGACGTCAACGCTACAAATGCCACGATTGTGGATATAACTATTCAGTCGAGCTAAAATCAACTGCTAGTTCTCCTTTAGTTAAGAGACAGGCTTTGCAACTTTATCTTGAGGGATTAGGATTTCGTTCAATAGGACGATTTTTAGGGGTAAGTCATGTTTCTGTCCAAAAATGGATAAAGAAATTTGGTCAGGAGATAGAGGAGCTAAAAAGCGAAAATGAGATATCTATTGTTGAACTGGATGAGATGCACACTTACATCGGTAAC AAAAAATATTGCTGGATCTGGATTGCTGTTGATAGAGTTGGGAAAAAATTCATCAACTGCTCTTTTGGTAGCAGAGGAACGAAAACTGGACAACTACTCTGGGAAAAATTAAAGAAGAAAGAGATTGGAGAAGTGATGACTGATCACTGGAGGGCATATGCAGAGTTTATTCCTGAAACCATTCATACTCAATCCAAAGCAGAAACGTATACAGTTGAAGGATATAACGGCATACTAAGGCACTTTCTGGCAAGGTTGAGACGAAAGACAAAGTGTTATACGAAGAGTCTTGAAATGCTAAAGTACTCTGTTCTTCTATTGATGAAACACAGAAATAAAGAGTTATCTATATTTAATTAA
- a CDS encoding IS1182-like element ISMac1 family transposase, with the protein MFRKYDQKQQFLLPLDLEDFVPENHIARVLNDIVDVVDITAIESTYSKEGCPAYHPRPLLKILLYGYLIGIRSSRKLQQMTQTDTAFMYLAAMQKPDFHTICRFRSTHLGPIKEIFSQVVTFCKEMDMIGSSISIDGTKVKANASSRQSKSSDALEKEIDKILKESIETDKHEDEIYGDSTPYQIPEELVDKKKRLEKIKAAKKKLDEEKLKKINITDNDARIMKHKDGSKKPSYNCQVAVDEKEQIIVAADVVNEENDLHQIEPMIQNVKNTLGYKPTIVLADAGYFSYENLEFLQEEGIDAYIPDNFYKAEKEGKTRKFRKSLFTYDEEKDCYYCPAAFEIPFTRIQKRKGEPDLRCYVCSYCSQCVLKNACTKSGKRTITRDPREHLMDDMRDKLNTEKGTEKYQKRMSTVEPVFGQMKQDRGFREFLLRGKRKTGIEFVMMCTVHNIKKIADFIKREGKNLKSMLKMIVGGGSKGWNKGGIRARITNTLC; encoded by the coding sequence ATGTTTCGAAAGTACGATCAAAAGCAGCAGTTTTTACTTCCGTTAGACCTGGAAGATTTTGTTCCTGAAAACCATATCGCCAGAGTACTAAACGACATCGTAGATGTCGTTGATATCACTGCTATTGAATCCACTTACTCTAAGGAAGGCTGCCCAGCCTATCATCCAAGACCTCTTTTAAAAATATTACTTTATGGTTACCTTATAGGCATTAGAAGTTCACGTAAACTGCAACAAATGACTCAAACTGATACTGCATTTATGTATCTGGCAGCCATGCAAAAACCTGATTTTCATACGATTTGTCGATTCCGTTCAACTCATCTTGGCCCTATAAAAGAAATCTTTTCCCAGGTTGTCACATTTTGTAAAGAAATGGATATGATTGGTTCCAGTATCTCAATTGACGGAACAAAGGTTAAGGCAAATGCTTCATCAAGACAGAGCAAGAGTTCGGATGCTCTCGAAAAAGAAATAGATAAGATACTTAAAGAGAGTATTGAGACAGATAAACATGAAGATGAAATTTATGGTGATTCAACACCATATCAGATTCCAGAAGAGCTTGTTGACAAGAAGAAAAGACTGGAAAAAATAAAAGCTGCTAAGAAGAAGCTTGATGAAGAAAAGCTGAAAAAAATAAACATCACAGATAACGATGCTCGAATTATGAAGCATAAAGATGGAAGCAAGAAACCTTCCTACAATTGTCAGGTTGCTGTTGATGAAAAAGAGCAAATAATCGTTGCAGCAGACGTTGTCAACGAAGAAAACGACCTTCATCAAATAGAACCAATGATACAGAATGTAAAAAACACACTGGGATATAAACCAACAATAGTACTTGCAGATGCAGGTTATTTCTCATATGAGAATCTGGAATTTTTACAGGAAGAAGGCATTGATGCTTATATTCCTGACAATTTCTATAAAGCTGAAAAAGAAGGAAAAACCAGGAAGTTCAGGAAGTCTCTTTTTACATACGATGAAGAAAAAGACTGCTATTATTGTCCGGCTGCATTTGAAATTCCCTTTACAAGAATTCAAAAGAGGAAAGGTGAACCTGATTTAAGGTGTTATGTATGTAGCTATTGTTCTCAGTGTGTGCTGAAAAATGCATGTACTAAGAGTGGAAAAAGGACAATAACAAGAGATCCTAGGGAACATTTGATGGATGATATGAGGGATAAACTGAACACAGAGAAGGGGACAGAAAAGTATCAGAAAAGAATGTCTACCGTAGAACCTGTGTTTGGTCAGATGAAACAGGATAGAGGGTTCAGAGAATTCTTATTGAGAGGAAAAAGGAAGACAGGAATTGAATTTGTTATGATGTGTACTGTACATAATATAAAGAAAATAGCAGACTTTATAAAAAGAGAAGGGAAAAACCTGAAAAGTATGCTGAAAATGATAGTTGGAGGAGGAAGTAAAGGATGGAATAAAGGGGGAATTCGAGCGAGAATAACAAATACTCTATGTTGA
- a CDS encoding reverse transcriptase N-terminal domain-containing protein, translating into MKVQHSKTLHSEKRTDRNLANQWNSIDWKVIKYRVNRLQTRIAKATHNKNWNLVKRLTYLLTHSYSAKLLAVRIVTQNHGKRTAGVDGQLWTTASDKMQAALSLSDRHYRAHPLRRIYIPKPGKSTKRHLSIPTMSDRAMQALYSLALQPVAETTADTRSFGFRLFKCAQDASSYAFRCLWRDTSNPWILEGDIKGCFDNISHSWLKNNIPTDSSILSQFLKSGFIFDDTFHHTDKGAPQGSIISPLLANMTLDGIEKLLNAGCLKTILYHTFGSETRNLYLFYKTNSSVSHVSKVRSKAAVFTSVRPGRFCS; encoded by the coding sequence GTGAAAGTGCAGCATTCAAAGACGCTTCATAGCGAGAAGCGCACTGACCGGAACCTTGCCAATCAATGGAATTCTATTGACTGGAAAGTAATAAAATACCGAGTTAACCGGCTACAGACCCGGATTGCAAAGGCAACACACAATAAAAACTGGAATCTGGTTAAAAGACTCACATACTTGTTAACTCATTCCTACTCAGCTAAACTGCTCGCAGTAAGAATCGTTACACAGAACCATGGCAAACGAACTGCTGGTGTTGACGGTCAACTTTGGACTACTGCATCTGACAAGATGCAGGCAGCACTTAGTCTTTCAGACCGACACTATCGAGCACATCCACTACGCCGTATCTATATCCCCAAACCAGGAAAATCCACTAAACGTCATCTATCCATCCCTACCATGAGTGATCGAGCTATGCAAGCACTGTACTCTCTAGCTCTTCAGCCCGTAGCAGAAACTACTGCTGACACTCGATCCTTCGGTTTTCGTCTTTTCAAATGTGCACAGGATGCATCATCATATGCATTCCGATGCCTTTGGCGAGATACATCAAACCCCTGGATCCTGGAAGGAGACATCAAAGGATGTTTCGATAACATTTCCCATTCCTGGCTCAAGAACAATATCCCAACTGATAGTTCAATCCTGTCCCAATTCCTTAAGTCCGGTTTCATTTTTGATGATACTTTCCACCATACTGATAAAGGTGCTCCACAAGGATCTATAATCTCTCCCCTCCTTGCGAATATGACATTAGATGGGATAGAAAAACTCCTTAATGCAGGTTGTCTCAAAACTATACTCTATCATACATTTGGGTCAGAAACCCGTAATCTTTATCTTTTTTACAAAACAAATTCCAGTGTTTCCCATGTTTCGAAAGTACGATCAAAAGCAGCAGTTTTTACTTCCGTTAGACCTGGAAGATTTTGTTCCTGA
- a CDS encoding winged helix-turn-helix transcriptional regulator, translated as MSEKLSLNKSTIHWHIKKLREDNIVFSKADGKFSKYFINPAVEPDMLKWLKT; from the coding sequence ATCTCAGAAAAATTGAGTTTGAACAAAAGCACTATCCACTGGCATATTAAAAAGTTGAGGGAAGACAATATTGTATTTTCCAAAGCAGATGGGAAGTTTTCAAAATATTTTATAAACCCTGCTGTGGAACCAGATATGCTAAAATGGCTTAAAACATAA